The DNA window TCGCCCAGCCACACCTCGACCGATGCACCTGGCGCAGTGGCCACGTCGAGCGTCGTATGGCCCAGCAATGGAAGCCGGAAGACGGTCGCCTCGGGCGGGCCCTCATTCGTCTCCACCCAGAAGACGAACACAGCCATCAGGGGATGGCGAACGGAAGGAGGGGTCCAGCGGAAGACGCGGACCGAGCCTTCGTCCAGCCGCTCCTGGGTGAAGCGTCCGGACGAGGCCGCCGCTCGCACCGGCCCGGTGCCCGAGGGGACACGGACCTGAAGCGAGACAGCGGAGTCCCGGCCGAGAATGACTCGAGCCGGGGAGGCCACCACCTTCAGCGGAGGAGGGCTGGAGGGGGCCGCCGCCATGGCCGTCGACGCGGCCACGGCCAGCACAAGGAACGGCAGCAAGGGCGGCGGGCGGTTTCGCACGAGCGGTCCCGCCAAACTTCGCCCTCCCGCCTCGTTCCGGTCAATCCCCGCTAGCCGGGGACTCGCTGCCAGTCGCGTCCGACGGAGTGTCGAGCGCGGCGGCCTGCGGCTTGTCCGCAGGGCCGCTGGCGTTGCGAACGGGCGGGCTGAAGGCGGGCTTCTCCGCCGGGACGCCACCGCGTCCGTGCACCAGCGTCTTGGTGTCGGTGCGGAAGGTGAGGTCCACCTTGTCGCCCCGCACCGCCGTCACCAGTCCCACGCCAAACGTCGGATGCTGGATGACCTGGTCCACCTGGTAGGTGTCCTTCGGGCTGTATCGCGGGGCATTGGCGATGTCCTTGCCCGCGAGCTGCTCCTCGAAGGAGATGATGATCTTCTCGGCCTTGCTCGAGGAGGAACCACCGCCGGAGGAGCTGGAGGCCCGGCTCGCGCGCGGGGTGCTGCTGGACGTGGGGCGGTCCGTCGTGCCGGGGGCCCCGCGGTAGGCGTGGTCTCCGTTGCAGGTATTGCAGCGCACCCGCGCGATCTTCGTCCCCACCATCGCCAGGATGGTGTGCGCGAGGGTGAGCTTGCAGCGGGTGCAGTACGCGTCCACCTCGCCGCCGACCTTTTGAGTTGCCATGTTCGTCTGTGTTCTCGGCCCCGCGCGCCTCTCGGGCGCAGGGCATGGAAGGAAAGGGGCGCGGAACATAAACGCATCGCTTCGAAGTGAGGTAGTCCCTTCGACGCACGCCCCCCTGCTGGAGCCGGGCTCAGGCCGGGGAGGGAACACTTCGCTTGTGCCCCCCGTCCTGGCACGTAAGAGTAGGCGCCTGAACGCATGACCACGCAGACCCCCAGCAAGCCGGCCCAGGAGCCAGGGCTTTTCGTCCAGACGGTGGCAGGCTTCGGCAAGGGCCTCATCGACATCGTCTCCAGCATCGGCGGCGTCGTGACGCTGGCCGTGGACGTGGCCCGCTGGAGCGTCCGCCGTCCCTACCGGCTCCACAACCTGTTCGCCCAGCTGGACTTCGTGGGGGTGGGCTCCATCTTCATCGTCGGGTTGACGGGCCTGTTCACCGGCATGGTGTTCGCCCTGCAGACCTCCGAGGCCTTCCAGCTCTTCGACGCGGAGAGCCTGGTGGGTCCCACGGTGGCGCTGACGCTCACCCGGGAGCTGGCGTCGGTATTCTCCGCGCTGATGGTCACCATGCGCGCCGGTTCCGCCATGTGCACGGAGCTGGGCACCATGCGGGTCACCGAACAGGTGGATGCGCTGGAGACCATGGCGGTCAACCCGGTGCAGTACCTGCTGGTGCCTCGGGTGCTCGCGGGGCTGTTCATGGTCCCCATGCTCACCATCCTGTTCAGCACGGCGGGCATGGCGGGGGCGTACTTCGTTGCCGTCGGGGGGCTCGGCATCTCACCGGGAACCTTCCTGACGCGCACGCAGCAGTGGCTTGAGCCCGCGGACATCTATGAGGGTGTCATCAAGGGCGCCATCTTCGGCGTCTCCGTCGCGCTCATCTGTTGCTACAAGGGTTTCAATGCGTCGGGTGGCGCCAAGGGCGTGGGCCAGGCGACGACCGAGGCGATGGTGGCCAGCGCGCTGTCCATCTTCATCCTCGATTTCTTCGTCGGCATCGTGATGCACTGATGGCTGCTCAGGGTCCTTCCGATTCCGCGGCCGGCGTGTCCACGAAGCCGATGATTGAAATCGTGGACCTGCACAAGACCTTCGGTGAGAACAAGGTCCTCACGGGCATCAACCTCACCGTGCCGGCGGGAAGCACGTGCGTCATCCTGGGGGGCTCCGGCTCCGGGAAGACGGTGTTGATGAAACACATGATTGGCCTGCTCCGCCCCGACAGCGGCAAGGTCATCATCGACGGAGAGGACATCATCCCCCTCGGTGTCGAGGGCCTCCAGCGCGTGCGCAACAAGTTCGGCATGGTGTTCCAGGCCGCGGCCCTCTTCGACTCGATGACGGTGTTCGAGAACGTGGCCTTCCCGCTGCGCGAGCACACGCGGCTCTCCGAGGACGAGCTGCACGAGAAGGTCCGCGCGAAGCTGGACCTGATGGGGCTCAAGCGGGAGGTGGAGTCCAAGTTCCCCTCGGACCTGTCGGGCGGCATGCGCAAGAGGGTGGGGCTGGCGCGCGCGGTGGTGCTGGACCCCAAGATTGTCCTCTATGACGAGCCCACGACGGGCTTGGACCCCATCACCACGGACTACGTCGACGAGATGATCCTCGCGG is part of the Myxococcus landrumus genome and encodes:
- a CDS encoding MlaE family ABC transporter permease, with amino-acid sequence MTTQTPSKPAQEPGLFVQTVAGFGKGLIDIVSSIGGVVTLAVDVARWSVRRPYRLHNLFAQLDFVGVGSIFIVGLTGLFTGMVFALQTSEAFQLFDAESLVGPTVALTLTRELASVFSALMVTMRAGSAMCTELGTMRVTEQVDALETMAVNPVQYLLVPRVLAGLFMVPMLTILFSTAGMAGAYFVAVGGLGISPGTFLTRTQQWLEPADIYEGVIKGAIFGVSVALICCYKGFNASGGAKGVGQATTEAMVASALSIFILDFFVGIVMH
- a CDS encoding ABC transporter ATP-binding protein produces the protein MIEIVDLHKTFGENKVLTGINLTVPAGSTCVILGGSGSGKTVLMKHMIGLLRPDSGKVIIDGEDIIPLGVEGLQRVRNKFGMVFQAAALFDSMTVFENVAFPLREHTRLSEDELHEKVRAKLDLMGLKREVESKFPSDLSGGMRKRVGLARAVVLDPKIVLYDEPTTGLDPITTDYVDEMILAAQKGLGVTSVVISHDISSAFNVADQIAFLSKGVIVANGPPAQLRESEHPAVKVFLETWFGKN